Proteins encoded within one genomic window of Amorphoplanes friuliensis DSM 7358:
- a CDS encoding YbaK/EbsC family protein, translated as MGTLKLEPAISRLDLLGAPVAAALEVWPAEAPIDGDQILVAPIDAGLADTAAFCDAYGVSLAESANCVIVAGRRGEVTRYAACVVLATTRADVNGVVRKLLDARKASFAPMDDAVQLTGMEYGGITPIGLPKSWPVLVDSRVVAMPHVIIGSGVRHSKIAIAGPALGALPGAEVIEGLAREA; from the coding sequence ATCGGAACCCTGAAGCTCGAACCCGCGATCTCCCGCCTCGACCTGCTCGGCGCGCCCGTCGCGGCCGCGCTCGAGGTCTGGCCCGCCGAAGCGCCCATCGACGGCGACCAGATCCTGGTCGCCCCGATCGACGCCGGCCTGGCCGACACCGCGGCCTTCTGCGATGCGTACGGCGTGAGCCTCGCCGAGTCGGCCAACTGTGTCATCGTGGCCGGTCGCCGCGGTGAGGTCACCAGGTACGCGGCCTGCGTCGTCCTCGCGACAACCCGCGCCGATGTGAACGGTGTGGTGCGCAAGCTGCTGGACGCGCGCAAGGCGAGCTTCGCGCCGATGGACGACGCGGTGCAGCTGACGGGGATGGAGTACGGCGGCATCACCCCGATCGGCCTGCCGAAGTCCTGGCCGGTGCTGGTCGACTCGCGCGTGGTGGCCATGCCGCACGTGATCATCGGATCCGGGGTTCGGCACAGCAAGATCGCGATCGCCGGGCCGGCGCTGGGGGCGCTGCCTGGGGCAGAGGTGATCGAAGGGCTGGCCCGCGAAGCCTGA
- a CDS encoding SGNH/GDSL hydrolase family protein — MTWTNFVAMGDSFTEGMNDAYPDGTYRGWADLVAARLAVEAGPHFGYANLAVRGKLLDEVLTEQLEPALAMQPSLVSFAAGGNDVLRRKVDPFGLVHRIDAAIAQLRAAGADVILFRFADVTSHLPGQRIVGPRAAALNDGTRQLADRHGAILIDLFADDAFHHPLLWSDDRLHLSPAGHCRVAAHVLNALGVGVAEDWMLVPPEPAPTPWLLARGADLRWAGLHLAPWIKRRIVGDSSGHLVTAKRPELGPIDAIA; from the coding sequence ATGACCTGGACCAACTTCGTGGCGATGGGGGACAGCTTCACCGAGGGCATGAACGACGCCTACCCGGACGGCACCTACCGCGGGTGGGCAGACCTGGTCGCGGCCCGCCTGGCCGTCGAGGCCGGCCCGCATTTCGGGTACGCCAACCTGGCCGTACGCGGAAAGCTCCTGGACGAGGTGCTCACCGAGCAGCTCGAGCCGGCGCTGGCGATGCAGCCGAGCCTGGTGAGCTTCGCGGCGGGCGGCAACGACGTGCTGCGCCGCAAGGTCGACCCCTTCGGTCTCGTGCACAGGATCGACGCGGCCATCGCACAACTGCGGGCCGCCGGCGCCGACGTCATCCTCTTCCGCTTCGCCGACGTGACCTCCCACCTGCCCGGTCAGCGCATCGTCGGACCGCGCGCGGCCGCCCTCAACGACGGCACCCGTCAGCTGGCCGACCGGCACGGCGCCATCCTCATCGACCTCTTCGCCGACGACGCCTTCCACCACCCGCTGCTCTGGAGCGACGATCGCCTGCACCTGTCGCCGGCCGGGCATTGCCGTGTCGCTGCTCACGTTCTGAACGCGCTCGGTGTCGGGGTCGCCGAGGACTGGATGCTGGTGCCGCCAGAGCCCGCGCCGACCCCCTGGCTGCTGGCCCGCGGCGCCGACCTGCGCTGGGCCGGTCTGCACCTCGCGCCCTGGATCAAGCGGCGGATCGTCGGCGACTCCTCGGGTCATCTGGTGACGGCGAAGCGTCCCGAGCTCGGCCC
- a CDS encoding GNAT family N-acetyltransferase, which yields MNSIRPTRHSDLVVLQQIELAAGALFRDVGMPDIADNPLPTIEALAAFQEADRSWVTVDDDDQPIAFVLVMIVDGLAHVEQVSVSPAYARQGLGRRLIDHVDAWAVEQGMAALTLTTFRGVPWNGPYYQRIGFVTLAAEERGPELTQLMVQEAAHGLDPAERIAMRRPTRLHR from the coding sequence GTGAATTCCATCAGGCCGACACGACACAGCGATCTGGTTGTCCTTCAGCAGATCGAGCTGGCCGCCGGGGCGCTCTTCCGGGATGTAGGCATGCCTGACATCGCCGACAACCCCCTTCCCACCATCGAGGCGCTCGCGGCGTTTCAGGAGGCTGATCGCAGCTGGGTCACCGTTGACGACGACGATCAGCCAATCGCGTTTGTGCTGGTGATGATCGTTGACGGGCTTGCGCACGTCGAGCAGGTCAGTGTCTCGCCGGCGTATGCGCGGCAGGGACTCGGGCGACGGCTGATCGATCACGTGGATGCCTGGGCCGTGGAGCAGGGCATGGCCGCGTTGACCTTGACGACCTTCCGCGGCGTGCCGTGGAACGGGCCGTACTACCAGCGGATCGGGTTTGTCACGCTGGCGGCGGAGGAGCGCGGGCCGGAGCTGACACAGCTGATGGTCCAGGAGGCGGCGCACGGGCTGGATCCCGCAGAGCGGATCGCTATGCGGCGACCCACTCGGCTTCATCGATGA
- a CDS encoding SufE family protein, with protein sequence MSDMPPKLAEIVDEFASAPREVVLEMMLEFSDAVQPLPEALRGHEGMEQVPECQTQFFLRAEVQPDRTVRTYFDCPPEAPTTRAFAGILAEGLEGATADEILAVPDDLYNRMGLATAISPLRIRGGTAILGRLKRQIREQS encoded by the coding sequence GTGAGCGACATGCCTCCCAAGCTGGCCGAGATCGTCGACGAGTTCGCCTCCGCACCGCGCGAGGTCGTGCTGGAGATGATGCTGGAGTTCTCCGACGCCGTGCAGCCCTTGCCCGAGGCTCTCCGAGGCCACGAGGGCATGGAACAGGTCCCGGAGTGCCAAACGCAGTTCTTCCTGCGTGCGGAGGTGCAGCCCGACAGGACCGTCCGCACCTACTTCGACTGCCCGCCGGAAGCGCCGACAACGCGCGCCTTCGCCGGCATCCTCGCGGAGGGTCTCGAGGGTGCGACAGCCGACGAGATCCTGGCCGTGCCGGACGACCTCTACAACCGGATGGGCCTGGCGACGGCGATCAGCCCGCTGCGGATCCGCGGCGGCACGGCGATCCTCGGACGCCTCAAGCGCCAGATCCGCGAGCAGTCATGA
- a CDS encoding NUDIX domain-containing protein: MSGRKRAAAIIVRDGRVLMVHERSLRDGNREWWTLPGGGIDPGETPEDAVRREVLEEVGLVVKEARYLLDTPYPSGMTSIFAVTVADGEPQLGPHVDGPLPVGLDWVPLPAVHPDGPGVPIPPMIVALPLD; encoded by the coding sequence GTGAGTGGACGGAAACGAGCCGCGGCCATCATCGTGCGGGACGGCCGGGTACTGATGGTGCACGAGCGGAGCCTGCGCGACGGCAACCGCGAGTGGTGGACGCTGCCCGGCGGCGGCATCGACCCCGGCGAGACCCCGGAAGACGCGGTCCGCCGGGAGGTGCTGGAAGAGGTCGGCCTGGTGGTGAAGGAGGCGCGCTACCTGCTGGACACCCCGTACCCGTCGGGCATGACGTCGATCTTCGCGGTCACGGTCGCGGACGGCGAGCCGCAGCTGGGCCCGCATGTCGACGGGCCGCTGCCGGTCGGCCTGGACTGGGTCCCGCTGCCGGCGGTCCACCCGGACGGCCCCGGCGTCCCGATCCCCCCGATGATCGTCGCGCTGCCCCTGGACTAG
- a CDS encoding proline--tRNA ligase produces the protein MLLRMSTMLLRTLREDPADAEVPSHRLLLRAGYIRRAAPGGYAWLPLGKLVLDRVSRIIREEMSAIGGQEVAFPALLPRDPYDVSGRWTEYGDDIFTLKDRRGAEFLLAPTHEEMFTLLVQDMTSSYRDFPLTLFQIQTKFRDEARPRAGLLRGREFLMKDAYSFDLSDAGLAEAYDRHRAAYQRIFDRLGLEHTIVSAMSGAMGGSASEEFLASADVGEDTFVGCTACDYAANTEAVVTPVPMVAAREQAALTVHDTPDTPTIASLVDLANDRALEGRTDWTAADTLKNVVVTVHHPGREDEVLAIGLPGDREVDLKRLEAALSPATVTMFDDFAAHPDLVKGYIGPQDLKIRYLADPRVATGTAWLTGANQPGRHATSVVAGRDFTPDGTIEAAEVRAGDPCPACGTGQLTIRRGIEIAHIFQLGRRYTDVFKVDVLGADGKPVRPTMGCYGIGVSRAVASIAEQHHDERGLLWPDEVAPADVQVIAAGKDGQVDAALALAATLVEQGLRVLVDDRPQLSAGVKFTDAELLGIRRIVVVGRRLAEGIAEVRDRRTGERRDVPLSDVPRVMTEVAG, from the coding sequence ATGCTGTTGCGAATGTCCACGATGCTGCTCAGGACCCTGCGCGAGGATCCGGCCGACGCGGAGGTGCCGAGCCATCGGCTGCTGCTCCGGGCCGGTTACATCCGGCGCGCGGCACCGGGCGGATACGCGTGGCTCCCGCTCGGCAAGCTCGTCCTCGACCGGGTGAGCCGGATCATCCGGGAGGAGATGTCCGCGATCGGTGGCCAGGAGGTCGCGTTCCCGGCCCTCCTACCCCGCGATCCGTACGACGTGAGTGGCCGCTGGACCGAGTACGGCGACGACATCTTCACGCTGAAGGACAGGCGCGGTGCCGAGTTCCTGCTGGCGCCGACGCACGAGGAGATGTTCACGCTGCTCGTGCAGGACATGACAAGTTCCTACCGGGATTTCCCGCTGACCCTGTTCCAGATCCAGACGAAGTTCCGCGACGAGGCGCGTCCCCGGGCCGGGCTGCTCCGCGGTCGCGAGTTCCTGATGAAGGACGCCTACTCGTTCGACCTCTCCGACGCCGGCCTGGCCGAGGCCTACGACCGGCATCGCGCCGCCTACCAGCGCATCTTCGACCGGCTCGGCCTGGAGCACACGATCGTCTCCGCCATGTCCGGCGCGATGGGCGGCTCCGCGTCCGAGGAGTTCCTGGCGAGCGCGGACGTGGGCGAGGACACCTTTGTCGGGTGCACCGCCTGCGACTACGCGGCCAATACCGAGGCGGTCGTCACGCCTGTTCCCATGGTTGCCGCCCGGGAGCAGGCCGCGCTGACGGTCCACGACACCCCGGACACCCCGACCATCGCCTCGCTGGTCGACCTGGCCAACGATCGGGCTCTGGAAGGCCGCACGGACTGGACCGCCGCCGACACCCTGAAGAACGTCGTTGTCACCGTGCACCACCCCGGCCGCGAGGACGAGGTGCTGGCGATCGGCCTGCCCGGTGACCGCGAGGTCGACCTGAAACGCCTGGAGGCAGCGCTCAGCCCGGCCACCGTCACCATGTTCGACGACTTCGCGGCTCATCCCGACCTGGTCAAGGGCTACATCGGCCCGCAGGACCTCAAGATCCGCTACCTGGCCGACCCGCGAGTGGCGACCGGCACCGCCTGGCTCACCGGGGCAAACCAGCCCGGCCGGCACGCCACCTCGGTCGTCGCGGGCCGCGACTTCACCCCCGACGGGACGATCGAGGCCGCGGAGGTGCGTGCCGGCGACCCGTGCCCGGCGTGCGGCACGGGACAGCTGACCATCCGGCGCGGCATCGAGATCGCCCACATCTTCCAGCTCGGCCGGCGGTACACCGACGTCTTCAAGGTCGACGTGCTCGGCGCCGACGGCAAGCCCGTACGCCCGACCATGGGCTGTTACGGCATCGGTGTCTCGCGCGCCGTCGCCTCGATCGCCGAACAGCACCACGACGAGCGCGGTCTGCTCTGGCCGGACGAGGTGGCGCCCGCCGACGTGCAGGTGATCGCGGCCGGCAAGGACGGCCAGGTCGACGCCGCTCTCGCCCTGGCCGCAACGCTGGTCGAGCAGGGTCTGCGGGTGCTGGTCGACGACCGCCCGCAGCTGTCGGCCGGAGTGAAGTTCACCGACGCCGAACTCCTCGGCATTCGCCGCATCGTCGTTGTCGGCCGCCGCCTGGCCGAGGGCATTGCCGAGGTCCGAGACCGGCGTACGGGTGAACGGCGTGATGTCCCCCTCTCGGACGTCCCACGTGTAATGACCGAAGTCGCCGGGTAA
- a CDS encoding CBS domain-containing protein, giving the protein MARTAVADVMTRRVVYLSGDTMLDEAAQAMRDQAIGDIVITNGPTLAGLVTDRDIVVRALAEGLPPRTTTLASIASRELIMIEQSATVEEAVQAMRDREVRRLLVCDADRNLVGILSLSDVALVPTSAPA; this is encoded by the coding sequence ATGGCGAGAACTGCGGTCGCTGACGTGATGACCCGGCGGGTGGTCTACCTGTCGGGCGACACCATGCTGGACGAGGCCGCCCAGGCGATGCGCGACCAGGCCATCGGCGACATCGTGATCACCAACGGTCCCACCCTCGCCGGGCTGGTGACCGACCGCGACATCGTCGTCCGCGCCCTCGCCGAAGGACTGCCACCCCGGACGACCACCCTCGCCTCGATCGCGTCCCGTGAGCTGATCATGATCGAGCAGTCGGCCACAGTGGAAGAGGCCGTCCAGGCCATGCGTGACCGCGAGGTCCGCCGCCTGCTGGTGTGCGACGCCGACCGCAACCTGGTCGGCATCCTCAGCCTGAGTGACGTGGCCCTCGTGCCGACCTCGGCCCCGGCCTGA
- a CDS encoding DsbA family oxidoreductase, producing MNIEVWSDVVCPWCYLGKRRLEAALQGFGSDVTMTFRAYQLDPSPVPQALPIKLAMAAKVGGPDRVNEMFDHVTTVAAGDGLVLDYDRAIAANTFDAHRLIAWAATQDLQLSMIEALQRAHFADGVDLGSHTELARLAGSIGLDEQAALAYLATPAGTDAVNADLAEARELGITSVPTFVVDRKFAIQGAQETAVLRSALDEIARREAVDAPR from the coding sequence ATGAACATCGAGGTCTGGTCGGACGTCGTCTGCCCGTGGTGCTACCTCGGCAAGCGCCGCCTGGAAGCTGCACTCCAGGGCTTCGGCAGCGACGTCACGATGACCTTCCGGGCCTACCAGCTGGACCCGTCCCCGGTCCCGCAGGCCCTGCCGATCAAGCTGGCCATGGCGGCCAAGGTCGGCGGCCCGGACCGCGTCAACGAAATGTTCGACCACGTCACCACGGTTGCGGCAGGCGACGGCCTCGTCCTCGACTACGACCGGGCGATCGCGGCCAACACCTTCGACGCCCACCGCCTGATCGCCTGGGCCGCCACCCAGGACCTCCAGCTCAGCATGATCGAGGCCCTGCAGCGAGCGCACTTCGCGGACGGCGTCGACCTCGGATCCCACACCGAGCTCGCCCGGCTGGCCGGCTCCATCGGTCTCGACGAGCAGGCCGCCCTCGCCTATCTGGCGACCCCGGCGGGCACCGACGCGGTCAACGCCGACCTGGCCGAAGCCCGCGAGCTCGGCATCACCAGCGTCCCGACCTTCGTGGTCGACCGGAAGTTCGCCATCCAGGGCGCCCAGGAGACGGCCGTCCTCCGCTCGGCCCTGGACGAGATCGCGCGACGCGAGGCCGTCGACGCTCCTCGATGA